One Pseudomonas entomophila genomic window carries:
- a CDS encoding glycerophosphodiester phosphodiesterase — MTLIYGHRGAKGEAPENTLNSFRQCLSHGVNRCELDLHLSADNELMVIHDPTLKRTTGRRGKVAERTADELVSYDARKGGPGHVQPCPIPRLEELFEKCAFEHWQLEVKSASRTRAASTVLAIRELAQQYGLLDKVTITSSSREVLGAALELVPDVARGLVAEYAWLDPLKVAQNYECQMLVLNWTLCTPERLIKAQRQGLHVSVWTVNEPALMRRLADFGVDSLITDFPGLAKTTLGQG; from the coding sequence GTGACCCTTATCTACGGCCACCGCGGCGCCAAGGGCGAAGCGCCCGAGAATACCCTGAACAGCTTCCGCCAGTGCCTGTCGCACGGCGTGAACCGCTGCGAACTCGACCTGCACCTGTCGGCCGACAACGAGCTGATGGTCATCCACGACCCGACCCTCAAGCGCACCACCGGCCGACGCGGCAAGGTGGCCGAGCGCACCGCGGATGAACTGGTCAGCTACGACGCACGCAAGGGCGGCCCGGGGCATGTGCAGCCCTGCCCTATCCCACGCCTTGAGGAACTGTTCGAGAAATGCGCCTTCGAGCACTGGCAGCTGGAGGTCAAGAGCGCCTCGCGCACCCGCGCCGCCAGCACCGTGCTGGCAATCCGCGAACTGGCCCAGCAATACGGCCTGCTGGACAAGGTCACCATCACCTCCAGCTCACGGGAAGTGCTGGGTGCCGCCCTGGAGCTGGTGCCGGATGTCGCCCGCGGCCTGGTCGCCGAATACGCCTGGCTCGACCCACTGAAAGTGGCGCAGAACTATGAGTGCCAGATGCTGGTGCTGAACTGGACACTGTGCACCCCCGAGCGCCTGATCAAGGCGCAGCGCCAGGGGCTGCACGTGTCGGTGTGGACGGTCAACGAGCCGGCACTGATGCGCCGGCTCGCCGACTTTGGCGTGGACAGCCTGATTACAGACTTTCCCGGTTTGGCCAAGACCACCCTCGGGCAGGGCTGA
- the sthA gene encoding Si-specific NAD(P)(+) transhydrogenase has translation MAVYNYDVVVLGSGPAGEGAAMNAAKAGRKVAMVDSRRQVGGNCTHLGTIPSKALRHSVRQIMQFNTNPMFRAIGEPRWFSFPDVLKSAEKVISKQVASRTGYYARNRVDVFFGTGSFADEQTVEVVCPNGVVEKLVAKHIIIATGSRPYRPADIDFHHPRVYDSDTILSLSHTPRKLIVYGAGVIGCEYASIFSGLGVLVELVDNRGQLLSFLDSEISQALSYHFSNNNITVRHNEEYERVEGLDNGVVLHLKSGKKIKADALLWCNGRTGNTDKLGLENIGIKVNSRGQIEVDQAYRTSVPNIYGAGDVIGWPSLASAAHDQGRSAAGSIVDNGSWRFVDDVPTGIYTIPEISSIGKNEQELTQAKVPYEVGKAFFKSMARAQIAGEPQGMLKILFHRETLEILGVHCFGYQASEIVHIGQAIMNQPGEQNNLKYFVNTTFNYPTMAEAYRVAAYDGLNRLF, from the coding sequence ATGGCTGTCTACAACTACGACGTAGTGGTGCTGGGTTCCGGCCCGGCCGGAGAAGGCGCGGCAATGAACGCCGCCAAAGCAGGGCGCAAGGTGGCGATGGTCGACAGCCGTCGCCAGGTTGGCGGCAACTGCACCCATCTTGGCACCATCCCGTCCAAGGCACTGCGTCACTCGGTGCGGCAGATCATGCAGTTCAACACCAACCCGATGTTCCGCGCCATCGGTGAGCCGCGCTGGTTCTCCTTCCCCGACGTGCTCAAGAGCGCCGAGAAGGTCATCAGCAAGCAGGTCGCCTCGCGTACCGGCTACTACGCGCGCAACCGGGTCGACGTGTTCTTCGGCACCGGCAGCTTCGCCGACGAGCAGACCGTCGAAGTGGTCTGCCCCAACGGCGTGGTCGAAAAACTGGTGGCCAAGCACATCATCATCGCCACCGGTTCGCGCCCGTATCGCCCGGCCGACATCGACTTCCACCACCCGCGCGTCTACGACAGCGACACCATCCTCAGCCTCAGCCACACTCCACGCAAGCTGATCGTCTACGGTGCTGGGGTGATCGGTTGCGAATATGCCTCGATCTTCAGTGGCCTGGGCGTGCTGGTGGAGCTTGTCGACAACCGCGGCCAGTTGCTGAGCTTCCTGGATTCGGAGATCTCCCAGGCGCTGAGCTACCACTTCAGCAACAACAACATCACCGTGCGCCACAACGAGGAGTACGAGCGGGTCGAGGGGCTGGACAACGGTGTGGTGCTGCACCTGAAATCGGGCAAGAAGATCAAGGCCGACGCCCTGCTGTGGTGCAATGGCCGTACCGGCAACACCGACAAGCTGGGCCTGGAGAACATTGGCATCAAGGTCAACAGCCGTGGCCAGATCGAAGTGGACCAGGCCTACCGCACCAGCGTGCCGAACATCTACGGTGCCGGTGACGTGATCGGCTGGCCGAGCCTGGCCAGTGCTGCCCACGACCAGGGTCGCTCGGCGGCCGGCAGCATCGTCGACAACGGCAGCTGGCGCTTCGTCGATGACGTGCCCACCGGCATCTACACCATTCCGGAGATCAGCTCGATCGGCAAGAACGAGCAGGAACTGACGCAAGCCAAGGTGCCATACGAAGTGGGCAAGGCCTTCTTCAAGAGCATGGCGCGGGCGCAGATCGCCGGCGAGCCGCAGGGTATGCTGAAGATCCTGTTCCACCGCGAAACCCTGGAGATCCTGGGCGTGCACTGCTTTGGTTACCAGGCCTCGGAGATCGTCCACATCGGCCAGGCGATCATGAACCAGCCGGGTGAGCAGAACAACCTGAAGTACTTCGTCAACACCACGTTCAACTACCCGACCATGGCCGAAGCCTATCGGGTAGCTGCCTATGATGGTTTGAACCGGCTTTTTTGA
- a CDS encoding FAD:protein FMN transferase codes for MRTVLLFTFMILAACDQGPTLERFGGPTMGSSYSIQYVRQPGGPAPEQVQAAVESILQTIDAHYSTYRGDSTVSHFNQLPANQCLPIDNDLRELVTFGQLLAEQSQGAYDLTVEPLLDLWGFGPQSREMQVPEPRALARARQRVGYQHLRIEAGTLCKDAPVELDFNSIAAGHAVDLIAERLLAMGIDSFLAEATGELKAVGRKPDGSPWRVALELPREDRQIARQVIPVQGLAVSTSGDYRHYFEDNGRRYSHTFDARLGRPVEHDLAAVTVLDVSALQADGYSTLLLILGPERGWDFAVAHDLAAVLVTRAEGGFVSRSTPAFDRALKGE; via the coding sequence TTGCGTACGGTTCTCCTGTTCACCTTCATGATCCTCGCCGCCTGCGACCAAGGCCCCACCCTCGAGCGCTTCGGCGGCCCGACCATGGGCAGCAGCTACAGCATCCAGTACGTCCGCCAGCCTGGTGGCCCCGCGCCCGAGCAGGTGCAAGCTGCGGTCGAGAGTATCCTCCAGACCATCGATGCGCATTACTCCACCTATCGCGGCGACTCCACCGTCAGCCACTTCAACCAACTGCCGGCCAACCAGTGCCTGCCCATCGACAATGACCTGCGCGAACTGGTCACCTTCGGCCAACTGCTCGCCGAGCAGAGCCAGGGGGCATACGACCTTACCGTCGAGCCGCTGCTCGATCTCTGGGGCTTCGGGCCGCAGTCGCGGGAGATGCAGGTGCCGGAACCCCGGGCGCTGGCCCGCGCCCGCCAGCGGGTGGGCTACCAGCATTTACGCATAGAGGCGGGCACACTGTGCAAGGACGCCCCGGTCGAGTTGGACTTCAACAGCATCGCCGCCGGCCATGCCGTCGACCTGATCGCCGAACGCCTGCTGGCCATGGGCATCGACAGCTTCCTGGCCGAAGCCACCGGCGAACTCAAGGCGGTCGGCCGCAAGCCCGACGGCAGTCCCTGGCGAGTGGCGCTGGAACTGCCGCGCGAGGATCGCCAGATCGCCCGCCAGGTCATTCCGGTGCAGGGGCTGGCGGTGTCGACCTCGGGTGACTATCGCCACTATTTCGAGGACAATGGCCGGCGCTATTCGCACACCTTCGATGCCCGTCTGGGGCGCCCGGTCGAACATGACCTGGCGGCAGTGACGGTGCTCGACGTTTCAGCGCTCCAGGCAGACGGTTACTCGACGTTGCTGCTGATCCTCGGGCCAGAGCGCGGCTGGGACTTCGCCGTCGCCCATGATCTGGCAGCGGTGCTGGTGACCCGGGCCGAAGGTGGCTTCGTCTCCCGTTCCACGCCTGCGTTCGACAGGGCGTTGAAAGGCGAATGA
- a CDS encoding glyceraldehyde-3-phosphate dehydrogenase — MWKVTVTQKPDQCLGEWIDREALAEAMIPLIGQLYRNNNVVSSIYGRSLINRSVISILKAHRFARHRQADETELSVHETFPLLKAMSELKLGAASVDLGKLANKFKAEGNGRSAEQFVRDELADVVGQQNASARKGTDVVLYGFGRIGRLLARILIEKTGGGDGLRLRAIVVRKGAENDLTKRASLLRRDSVHGPFDGTIVIDEANNTITANGNLIQVIYAKSPSEVDYTQYGINDALIVDNTGVWRDADGLGQHLACPGAARVILTAPGKGALKNIVHGINHGDITADDKIVSAASCTTNAIVPVLKAVNDKYGIINGHVETVHSFTNDQNLIDNFHKGSRRGRAAPLNMVITETGAATAAAKALPVLKGKLTGNAIRVPTPNVSMAILNLNLEKATNRDEINEYLRQTAMHSELHKQIDYVSSQEVVSTDFVGSRHAGVVDAEATICNDNRVVLYVWYDNEFGYSCQVVRVMEEMAGVNPPAFPR; from the coding sequence ATGTGGAAGGTTACCGTGACTCAGAAGCCCGACCAGTGTCTTGGTGAGTGGATCGACCGTGAAGCCCTGGCTGAAGCGATGATCCCGCTTATCGGTCAGCTCTACCGCAACAACAACGTGGTGAGCTCGATCTATGGCCGCAGCCTGATCAACCGTTCGGTTATCTCGATTCTCAAAGCCCACCGCTTTGCCCGTCACCGCCAGGCCGACGAGACCGAGCTGTCCGTCCACGAGACGTTCCCCCTGCTCAAAGCCATGAGCGAGCTGAAACTGGGCGCCGCTTCGGTCGACCTGGGCAAGCTGGCCAACAAGTTCAAGGCCGAAGGCAATGGCCGCAGCGCTGAACAGTTCGTCCGTGACGAACTGGCCGACGTGGTGGGTCAGCAGAACGCTTCCGCACGCAAGGGCACCGACGTCGTCCTGTACGGCTTCGGCCGCATCGGCCGCCTGCTGGCGCGCATCCTGATCGAGAAGACCGGTGGTGGCGACGGCCTGCGCCTGCGCGCCATCGTCGTGCGCAAGGGTGCCGAGAACGACCTGACCAAGCGCGCCAGCCTGCTGCGTCGTGACTCGGTACACGGTCCGTTCGACGGCACCATCGTCATCGACGAGGCAAACAACACCATCACCGCCAATGGCAACCTGATCCAGGTGATCTACGCCAAGAGCCCGAGCGAAGTCGACTACACCCAGTACGGCATCAACGATGCCCTGATCGTCGACAACACCGGTGTATGGCGTGACGCCGACGGCCTCGGCCAGCACCTGGCCTGCCCAGGCGCCGCCCGCGTGATCCTCACCGCACCTGGCAAGGGCGCGCTGAAGAACATCGTGCACGGCATCAACCACGGTGACATCACCGCCGACGACAAGATCGTCTCGGCCGCCTCCTGCACCACCAACGCCATCGTGCCGGTGCTCAAGGCTGTCAACGACAAGTACGGCATCATCAACGGCCACGTCGAAACCGTTCACTCGTTCACCAACGACCAGAACCTGATCGACAACTTCCACAAGGGCAGCCGTCGTGGCCGCGCCGCGCCATTGAACATGGTCATCACCGAGACCGGTGCTGCCACCGCCGCCGCCAAGGCACTGCCAGTGCTCAAGGGCAAGTTGACCGGCAACGCGATCCGCGTACCGACACCGAACGTGTCGATGGCCATTCTCAACCTGAACCTGGAAAAGGCCACCAACCGCGACGAAATCAACGAGTACCTGCGCCAGACCGCCATGCACTCGGAACTGCACAAGCAGATCGACTACGTCAGCTCCCAGGAAGTGGTTTCGACCGACTTCGTGGGTTCGCGCCACGCCGGTGTGGTCGACGCCGAGGCGACCATCTGCAACGACAACCGTGTCGTCCTGTATGTCTGGTACGACAACGAGTTCGGCTACAGCTGCCAGGTCGTTCGCGTGATGGAAGAGATGGCCGGTGTGAACCCGCCAGCGTTTCCACGCTGA
- the mfd gene encoding transcription-repair coupling factor: MSVLRLPHMSATAGKQTWGNLPGAALSLAIAEAASTAGRFTLLLTADSQAADRLEQELRFFAPELPVLPFPDWETLPYDLFSPHQDIISQRIASLYRLPELDHGILVVPVTTALHRLAPTRFLLGGSLVLDVGQKIDVEQMRTRLEASGYRCVDTVYEHGEFAVRGALIDLYPMGSKQPYRIDLFDDEIETLRTFDPETQRSIDKVESVRLLPAREFPMQKDEVTRFKARFRERFDVDFRRSAIFQDLTSGIIPAGIEYYLPLFFEETATLFDYLPADTQVFSLPGVEQAAEHFWNDVRGRYEERRGDLTRPLLPPAELFLPVEDCFARLKQWPRVVVSSEDLDPGVGRERFPARALPNLAIEAKANQPLAELANFLDQFSGRVLFTAESAGRREVLLELLERLKLRPQTVDGWADFVTGKERLAITIAPLDDGLLLDDPAIALVAESPLFGQRVMQRRRREKRGEAANDAVIKNLTELREGAPVVHIDHGVGRYLGLATLEIDGQAAEFLTLEYAEGAKLYVPVANLHLIARYTGSDDALAPLHRLGSEAWQKAKRKAAEQVRDVAAELLDIYARRAARKGYAFADPAADYATFSAGFPFEETPDQQAAIEAVRADMLAGQPMDRLVCGDVGFGKTEVAMRAAFIAVHSGRQVAVLVPTTLLAQQHYNSFRDRFADWPVTVEVMSRFKSAKEVATAAAELAEGKIDILIGTHKLLQDDVRFKDLGLAIIDEEHRFGVRQKEQLKALRSEVDILTLTATPIPRTLNMAVSGMRDLSIIATPPARRLSVRTFVMEQNKSTVKEALLRELLRGGQVYYLHNDVKTIEKCAAELAELVPEARIGIGHGQMRERELEQVMSDFYHKRFNVLIASTIIETGIDVPSANTIVIERADKFGLAQLHQLRGRVGRSHHQAYAYLLTPPRQQISADAEKRLEAIANTQDLGAGFVLATNDLEIRGAGELLGEGQSGQIQAVGFTLYMEMLERAVKAIRKGNQPNLEQPLGGGPEINLRLPALIPEDYLPDVHARLILYKRIASAADEDGLKDLQVEMIDRFGLLPEPTKNLMRLTSLKLLAEKLGIKKVDAGPNGGKLEFEAETPVDPLTLIKLIQGQPKRYKFEGATQFRFLVPMERPDERFNTLEALFERLTPQTN, from the coding sequence GTGTCAGTTCTGCGCCTTCCGCACATGTCGGCCACGGCCGGCAAACAAACCTGGGGCAACCTGCCCGGTGCCGCCTTGAGCCTGGCCATCGCCGAGGCCGCCAGCACCGCCGGTCGCTTCACCCTGCTGCTGACCGCCGACAGCCAAGCCGCCGACCGCCTGGAACAGGAGCTGCGCTTCTTTGCGCCGGAGCTGCCGGTGCTGCCCTTCCCCGATTGGGAAACCCTGCCCTACGACCTGTTCTCGCCGCACCAGGACATCATCTCCCAGCGCATCGCCAGCCTCTACCGGCTGCCGGAGCTCGACCACGGCATTCTTGTAGTGCCGGTCACCACCGCCCTGCACCGCCTCGCCCCCACGCGCTTCCTGCTGGGCGGCAGCCTGGTGCTGGACGTGGGGCAGAAAATCGATGTCGAGCAGATGCGCACACGCCTGGAAGCCAGCGGCTACCGCTGTGTCGACACCGTCTACGAGCATGGCGAGTTCGCCGTGCGTGGCGCATTGATCGACCTGTACCCGATGGGCAGCAAGCAGCCCTACCGCATCGACCTGTTCGACGACGAGATCGAGACGCTGCGCACCTTCGACCCGGAAACACAACGTTCGATCGACAAGGTCGAATCGGTGCGCCTGCTGCCGGCGCGCGAGTTCCCCATGCAGAAGGACGAGGTGACCCGCTTCAAGGCCCGCTTCCGCGAGCGCTTCGATGTCGACTTCCGCCGCAGCGCGATCTTCCAGGACCTGACCAGCGGCATCATCCCGGCCGGCATCGAGTACTACCTGCCGTTGTTCTTCGAGGAAACCGCAACACTGTTCGACTACCTGCCGGCGGACACCCAGGTGTTCTCGCTGCCTGGCGTCGAACAGGCGGCCGAACACTTCTGGAACGACGTGCGCGGGCGCTACGAAGAGCGCCGCGGCGACCTGACTCGCCCGCTGTTGCCGCCCGCCGAACTGTTCCTCCCGGTCGAGGACTGCTTCGCCCGCCTGAAGCAATGGCCACGGGTAGTGGTCAGCAGCGAAGACCTCGATCCCGGCGTCGGCCGCGAGCGCTTCCCGGCCCGCGCCCTGCCCAATCTGGCCATCGAGGCCAAGGCCAACCAGCCGCTGGCGGAGCTGGCGAACTTCCTTGACCAGTTCTCCGGCCGCGTGCTGTTCACGGCAGAATCGGCGGGCCGGCGCGAAGTGCTGCTGGAGCTGCTCGAACGCCTGAAGCTGCGCCCGCAGACCGTCGACGGCTGGGCCGATTTCGTCACCGGAAAAGAGCGCCTGGCGATCACCATCGCTCCGCTCGACGACGGCCTGCTGCTGGACGACCCGGCCATCGCTCTGGTCGCCGAAAGCCCATTGTTCGGCCAGCGCGTGATGCAGCGCCGTCGCCGCGAAAAACGCGGCGAGGCGGCCAACGACGCAGTGATCAAGAACCTCACCGAACTGCGTGAAGGCGCGCCGGTGGTGCATATCGACCACGGCGTGGGTCGCTATCTGGGCCTGGCGACACTGGAGATCGATGGCCAGGCCGCCGAATTCCTCACCCTCGAGTACGCCGAGGGCGCCAAACTCTACGTGCCGGTGGCCAACCTGCACTTGATCGCCCGCTACACCGGCAGCGACGATGCCCTGGCGCCACTGCACCGGCTGGGCTCCGAAGCCTGGCAGAAAGCCAAGCGCAAGGCCGCCGAGCAAGTGCGCGACGTGGCCGCCGAACTGCTCGACATCTACGCCCGCCGCGCCGCGCGCAAAGGCTATGCATTCGCCGACCCGGCCGCCGACTACGCCACCTTCAGCGCCGGCTTCCCGTTCGAAGAGACGCCCGACCAGCAGGCGGCCATCGAAGCAGTGCGGGCCGACATGCTCGCCGGCCAGCCCATGGACCGCCTGGTCTGCGGCGACGTCGGCTTCGGCAAGACCGAAGTGGCCATGCGCGCTGCGTTCATCGCTGTGCACAGCGGCCGCCAGGTGGCGGTGCTGGTGCCCACCACGCTGCTCGCCCAGCAGCACTACAACAGCTTCCGCGACCGCTTCGCCGACTGGCCGGTGACCGTCGAGGTGATGAGCCGTTTCAAGTCAGCCAAGGAAGTCGCCACCGCGGCGGCGGAGCTGGCCGAAGGCAAGATCGACATTCTCATCGGTACCCACAAGCTGCTGCAGGACGATGTGCGCTTCAAGGACCTGGGCCTGGCCATCATCGACGAGGAACACCGCTTCGGTGTGCGTCAGAAGGAACAGCTCAAAGCCCTGCGCAGCGAAGTGGACATCCTCACCCTGACCGCGACCCCTATCCCGCGCACGCTGAACATGGCGGTGTCGGGCATGCGCGACCTGTCGATCATCGCCACGCCCCCGGCGCGACGCCTGTCGGTGCGTACCTTCGTCATGGAGCAGAACAAGAGCACCGTCAAGGAAGCACTGCTGCGCGAGCTGTTGCGCGGCGGCCAGGTGTACTACCTGCACAACGACGTCAAGACCATCGAGAAATGCGCCGCCGAGCTTGCCGAACTGGTGCCCGAGGCCCGCATCGGCATCGGCCACGGGCAGATGCGCGAACGCGAGCTCGAACAGGTGATGAGCGACTTCTACCACAAGCGCTTCAACGTGCTGATCGCCTCGACCATCATCGAGACCGGCATCGACGTGCCCAGCGCCAACACCATCGTCATCGAGCGCGCCGACAAGTTCGGCCTGGCGCAACTACACCAGTTGCGCGGCCGGGTCGGCCGTAGCCACCACCAAGCTTATGCCTACCTGCTGACACCGCCGCGCCAGCAGATCAGCGCCGACGCCGAAAAGCGCCTGGAGGCCATCGCCAACACCCAGGACCTCGGCGCAGGCTTTGTCCTGGCCACCAACGACCTGGAAATCCGCGGCGCCGGCGAACTGCTCGGCGAAGGCCAGAGCGGGCAGATCCAGGCAGTGGGTTTCACCCTGTACATGGAAATGCTCGAGCGTGCGGTCAAGGCCATCCGCAAGGGCAACCAACCCAACCTCGAGCAACCGCTCGGTGGCGGCCCGGAGATCAACCTGCGCCTGCCGGCACTGATCCCCGAGGACTACCTGCCCGACGTGCATGCGCGCCTGATCCTCTACAAACGCATTGCTTCCGCAGCCGATGAAGACGGCCTCAAGGACCTGCAGGTGGAGATGATCGACCGCTTCGGCCTGCTGCCGGAACCAACCAAGAACCTGATGCGCCTGACCTCGCTCAAGCTGCTGGCGGAAAAGCTCGGCATCAAGAAAGTCGACGCCGGCCCCAACGGCGGCAAGCTCGAGTTCGAGGCCGAAACCCCGGTCGACCCGCTGACCTTGATCAAGCTGATCCAGGGCCAGCCCAAACGCTACAAGTTCGAAGGCGCGACCCAGTTCCGCTTCCTCGTGCCGATGGAGCGCCCGGACGAACGTTTCAACACACTCGAAGCGCTGTTCGAGCGCCTGACCCCACAAACAAACTAA
- a CDS encoding CsiV family protein, with amino-acid sequence MRAIRSLTLLLALLAPAAFAAGPYQVEMILVRQNAVPAVTSPFAPENWSNGAPRLEKAAERPTALDDEITRLQATPSYTVLLHKAWQQDGDKIALGAGEEQFGHFPIEGNLSIGEDRFISVEANLWVNELDGNGSVLRSEQFKQSNSNMKAGQLTFLDGGHLAVLLKVTPAGMRKMPLPDPEMMEQ; translated from the coding sequence ATGCGTGCCATTCGTAGCCTGACCCTGTTGCTGGCGCTGCTCGCGCCAGCCGCGTTCGCCGCAGGCCCCTATCAGGTCGAAATGATCCTCGTACGGCAGAACGCCGTACCGGCCGTGACCAGCCCATTCGCCCCGGAAAACTGGAGCAACGGTGCCCCGCGCCTGGAAAAAGCCGCCGAACGCCCAACGGCGCTGGATGACGAGATCACCCGCCTGCAGGCTACCCCGAGCTACACCGTGCTGCTGCACAAGGCCTGGCAACAGGACGGTGACAAGATCGCCCTGGGCGCTGGCGAAGAACAGTTCGGCCACTTCCCCATCGAAGGCAACTTGAGTATCGGCGAAGACCGCTTCATCAGTGTCGAAGCCAACCTCTGGGTCAACGAACTGGACGGCAATGGCAGCGTACTGCGCAGCGAGCAGTTCAAGCAGAGCAACAGCAACATGAAGGCCGGGCAACTGACCTTCCTCGATGGCGGGCACCTGGCCGTGCTGCTCAAGGTCACACCTGCCGGCATGCGCAAGATGCCGCTGCCGGACCCGGAGATGATGGAGCAGTGA